The following are encoded together in the Bradyrhizobium genosp. L genome:
- a CDS encoding response regulator yields MSLQTILIVEDDQETRNLIARYLRENGFAAGMVANGREMDRYLAQNRVDLVVLDMMLPGEDGLSLCRRIRNERSTPIIFLTAKGDEVDRILGLEMGADDYLPKPFNPRELLARINAVLRRQQAGHSEVGNTWKRLKFEGWAIDFRMRELRDPDGALIPLTSAEFDLLQAFCERHGRILSRDSLLNLTGRPGGPFGRSVDVLVSRLRGKLDRTEGASMIRTVRTGGYIFTPHVEEA; encoded by the coding sequence ATGAGCCTGCAGACCATCCTCATCGTCGAGGACGATCAGGAGACCCGCAATCTGATCGCGCGCTATCTGCGCGAGAACGGATTTGCGGCCGGCATGGTGGCGAACGGCCGAGAGATGGATCGTTATCTGGCGCAGAACCGCGTCGACCTGGTCGTGCTCGACATGATGCTGCCCGGCGAGGACGGCCTCAGCCTGTGCCGCCGCATCCGCAACGAGCGCTCGACGCCGATCATCTTCCTCACGGCGAAGGGTGACGAAGTCGATCGCATCCTCGGGCTCGAGATGGGCGCGGACGATTATCTGCCGAAGCCGTTCAATCCGCGCGAGCTCCTGGCCCGCATCAACGCCGTGCTGCGACGCCAGCAGGCTGGACATTCCGAAGTCGGCAACACCTGGAAGCGGCTGAAGTTCGAGGGCTGGGCGATCGACTTCCGGATGCGCGAATTGCGCGACCCCGACGGCGCCCTGATTCCGCTGACCAGCGCCGAGTTCGACCTGCTGCAGGCCTTCTGCGAGCGGCACGGCCGCATCCTCAGCCGCGACAGCCTGCTCAATCTGACCGGGCGGCCAGGCGGTCCGTTCGGCCGCAGCGTCGACGTGCTGGTCAGCCGCCTGCGCGGCAAGCTCGACCGGACGGAAGGCGCCTCGATGATCCGGACGGTGCGGACCGGCGGCTATATCTTCACGCCGCATGTAGAAGAAGCGTGA
- the bamA gene encoding outer membrane protein assembly factor BamA, whose translation MPARATAQTAQGIVVNGNRRIEAETVRSYFKTDRDGRLDQAAVDDGLKALIETGLFQDVRISRNGNQIVVNVIENPVIGRLAFEGNKKIKDEQLSAEIQSKPRGTFSRALVQSDTLRIAEIYRHSGRYDVHVTPEVIEQPNSRVDLVFNIDEGAKTVVRTVEFTGNSAFSAARLRDAIKTHQHNLLSFLGDGDVYDPDRVEADRDLIRRFYLKHGYADAVVVAALTEYDPGNKGFLVTFKIEEGQQYRVTSVDFRSSVPNFDAAVLRPYSRIGVGAMYNVEQVEKSVEDMQIEASRRGFAFAVVRPNGDRNFEAHTVSIVFNIDDGPHTYIERINLRGNTRTRDYVILREFDISEGDAYNRALVDRAERRLKNLDFFKSVKLTTERGSSSDRVILNVDLEEKSTGDFSISGGYSTTDGALAEVSISERNLLGRGLYAKASVTYGQYTRGASLSFVEPYLFGQRLALGLDVYYRQQLQSDYASYGVTTLGFSPRIGIALREDLTLQLRYSLYEQNITLASAYNNCNNNANNASLAFNPTPNYIKNVLGGVDPTNSTSSGYYGYGCYADGETTLPVREELADGTAWTSAVGYTLTYNTLDNTKNPTDGLLIDFKQDFAGVGGNVSYLKSTVDAKYYTPLVSDLVGLVHLQGGILNQVGDHDLRMLDNFQMGPNLVRGFATNGIGPRDITYIDFGAAGDALGGTKYWGASFELQMPFWFLPPEVGLKGSVYADAGSLWDYKGPTSWAATGEVNTAACPNCGLQYDDSSVIRSSVGVGLIWASPFGPLRFDYAVPLTKGKYDIVQEFRFGGGTSF comes from the coding sequence ATGCCGGCGCGGGCCACAGCCCAGACCGCGCAGGGCATCGTCGTCAATGGCAACCGCCGCATCGAGGCGGAGACCGTGCGCTCCTACTTCAAGACCGACCGCGACGGGCGGCTCGACCAGGCGGCGGTCGATGACGGGCTGAAGGCGCTGATCGAGACCGGGCTGTTCCAGGACGTCAGGATCAGCCGCAACGGCAACCAGATCGTCGTGAACGTGATCGAGAACCCCGTGATCGGCCGCCTCGCCTTCGAGGGCAACAAGAAGATCAAGGACGAGCAATTGTCCGCCGAGATCCAGTCCAAGCCGCGCGGCACCTTCTCGCGCGCGCTGGTGCAGTCCGACACGCTGCGGATCGCCGAGATCTACCGCCACTCCGGCCGCTACGACGTGCATGTCACGCCAGAAGTCATCGAGCAGCCGAACAGCCGCGTCGACCTCGTCTTCAACATCGATGAGGGCGCCAAAACCGTGGTCAGGACCGTCGAGTTCACCGGCAACAGCGCGTTCTCCGCCGCGCGGCTGCGCGACGCCATCAAGACCCATCAGCACAATTTGCTGAGCTTCCTCGGCGACGGCGACGTCTACGATCCCGATCGCGTCGAGGCCGATCGCGACCTGATCCGGCGCTTCTATCTGAAGCATGGCTATGCCGACGCCGTCGTAGTGGCGGCGCTGACCGAATATGATCCCGGGAACAAAGGCTTCCTGGTCACCTTCAAGATCGAGGAAGGCCAGCAATACCGCGTCACGTCGGTCGATTTCCGATCGAGCGTGCCGAACTTCGACGCCGCCGTGCTGCGCCCCTATTCCCGTATCGGCGTCGGCGCGATGTACAATGTCGAGCAAGTCGAGAAGTCGGTCGAGGACATGCAGATCGAGGCGTCGCGCCGCGGCTTCGCCTTTGCCGTGGTGCGTCCGAACGGCGACCGCAATTTCGAGGCGCATACCGTCTCCATCGTCTTCAATATCGACGACGGCCCGCACACCTATATCGAGCGCATCAATCTGCGCGGTAACACCAGGACGCGGGATTACGTGATCCTGCGCGAGTTCGACATCTCCGAGGGCGATGCCTACAACCGCGCGCTGGTCGACCGGGCCGAGCGGCGGCTGAAGAACCTCGACTTCTTCAAATCGGTCAAGCTGACGACCGAGCGGGGCTCGTCCAGCGACCGCGTCATCCTCAACGTCGATCTCGAGGAGAAATCGACCGGCGACTTCTCGATCTCGGGCGGCTATTCCACGACCGACGGCGCGCTGGCCGAGGTCTCGATTTCCGAACGCAATTTGCTCGGCCGCGGCCTCTACGCGAAGGCCTCCGTCACCTATGGCCAATACACCCGCGGCGCCTCGCTGTCCTTTGTCGAGCCCTACCTGTTCGGGCAGCGGCTCGCGCTCGGGCTGGACGTGTATTACCGGCAGCAATTGCAAAGCGATTATGCGAGCTACGGCGTGACCACGCTGGGATTCTCGCCGCGCATCGGCATTGCGCTGCGCGAGGACCTGACGCTGCAGCTGCGCTATTCGCTCTATGAGCAGAACATCACGTTGGCGAGCGCCTACAACAACTGCAACAACAATGCGAACAACGCCTCGCTGGCGTTCAATCCGACGCCGAACTACATCAAGAACGTGCTCGGCGGCGTCGATCCCACCAACTCCACCAGCTCCGGCTACTACGGCTATGGCTGCTATGCCGACGGCGAAACGACGCTTCCGGTGCGCGAGGAGCTCGCCGACGGCACGGCGTGGACCTCGGCGGTCGGCTACACGCTGACCTACAACACGCTCGACAACACCAAGAATCCGACCGACGGCCTCCTGATCGATTTCAAGCAGGATTTTGCCGGCGTCGGCGGCAATGTCAGCTATCTCAAGAGCACGGTCGATGCGAAATACTACACGCCGCTGGTGTCCGATCTGGTCGGGCTGGTGCATTTGCAGGGCGGCATCCTGAACCAGGTCGGCGACCACGATCTGCGCATGCTGGACAACTTCCAGATGGGTCCCAACCTGGTGCGCGGCTTCGCCACCAACGGCATCGGTCCGCGCGACATCACCTATATCGACTTCGGCGCGGCCGGCGATGCGCTCGGCGGCACCAAATATTGGGGCGCGTCGTTCGAGCTGCAGATGCCGTTCTGGTTCCTGCCGCCTGAAGTCGGCCTGAAGGGCTCGGTCTACGCCGATGCCGGCTCGCTGTGGGACTACAAGGGCCCGACCTCGTGGGCTGCGACCGGCGAGGTCAATACGGCGGCCTGCCCGAATTGCGGCCTGCAATATGACGACAGCAGCGTGATCCGCTCGTCGGTCGGCGTCGGCCTGATCTGGGCCTCGCCGTTCGGACCGCTGCGATTCGACTACGCGGTGCCGCTGACCAAGGGTAAATACGACATCGTGCAGGAGTTCAGGTTCGGGGGCGGGACGTCGTTCTGA
- a CDS encoding LysR family transcriptional regulator has product MELRHLRYFVAVADAGSLTVAAEQKLHTSQPSLSRQIRDLEQEVGVPLMSRGAQGIELTAAGKAFLDHARMALLQAEAAKEAALRAAQPPKPSFALGFLSGAEIDLLPEVERVLRAEFPGIDIRLSSDYSPVLAKALMRRKLDAAFMRPEEQMDELACTRVRSDPLVFVFPSDHRLASHAAIAPQDIANETFYLPSKSAPAVRRAVLAYLGRAGVDLKPEHEVHNVVHAISMISSRRAVMMLPAYTSRYLPETIITRPVKGEAPTLDLVIAYHKANKSPILKLLLSRVGRLGAAAG; this is encoded by the coding sequence ATGGAGCTTCGGCATCTCCGCTACTTCGTCGCGGTGGCCGATGCCGGCAGCCTAACGGTCGCCGCCGAGCAGAAGCTGCATACCTCGCAGCCTTCACTGAGCCGGCAAATCCGCGATCTCGAGCAGGAGGTCGGCGTGCCCTTGATGAGCCGCGGCGCGCAGGGCATCGAGCTGACCGCGGCGGGCAAGGCCTTTCTCGACCACGCCCGCATGGCGCTGTTGCAAGCCGAGGCCGCCAAGGAAGCGGCGCTCCGCGCGGCGCAGCCGCCGAAGCCGAGTTTTGCGCTCGGTTTTTTGTCGGGCGCCGAGATCGATCTATTGCCCGAGGTCGAGCGCGTGCTGCGCGCCGAGTTTCCCGGCATCGATATCCGCCTGTCGAGCGACTATTCGCCGGTGCTCGCCAAGGCCCTGATGCGGCGCAAGCTCGATGCGGCCTTCATGCGGCCGGAAGAGCAGATGGACGAGCTGGCCTGCACACGGGTGCGCAGCGATCCGCTGGTCTTCGTGTTTCCGAGCGACCATCGCCTGGCGTCACACGCTGCGATCGCGCCGCAGGACATCGCGAACGAGACGTTCTATCTGCCGTCGAAGTCGGCGCCCGCGGTGCGCCGCGCCGTGCTCGCCTATCTCGGTCGCGCCGGGGTCGATCTCAAGCCGGAGCATGAGGTGCACAATGTCGTCCACGCCATCTCGATGATCAGCTCGCGGCGCGCGGTGATGATGCTGCCGGCCTACACCAGCCGCTATCTGCCCGAGACGATCATCACCCGGCCGGTCAAGGGCGAGGCCCCGACGCTCGACCTCGTGATCGCCTACCACAAGGCCAACAAGTCGCCGATCCTGAAGCTCTTGCTCTCGCGCGTCGGCAGGCTGGGCGCCGCGGCTGGCTGA
- a CDS encoding acyl-CoA dehydrogenase — MTYRAPINDILLSLNHGAGLAAAVAAGHYGDFDGDITAAVLEEAGKFASDVLAPLNKIGDEHGIKLDDGKVTTAPGWPDAYQRWTAAGWNAVSGPEAFGGQGLPLAINAACTEIWSASNVAFGLCPLLTLSAIEALDAHGSAELKQIYLEKLVTGEWTGTMQLTEPNAGSDVGALRTRAEKQADGTYRIKGTKIFITYGEHDMTDNIVHFVLARLPDAPAGTKGISLFLVPKFLVNADGALGARNDIHASGVEHKLGMHASPTCTMTMGDQGGAIGYLIGEENQGMRCMFTMMNQARLGVGLEGVGIADRAYQQALAYAQERKQGKAIGRKADGMDPIIVHPDVKRMLMQMRSMTAAARSICYATAVALDVSVRAKDAKVRADAAARGALLTPIAKAFSTDIGNEVAYLGVQIHGGMGFIEETGAAQHYRDARITSIYEGTNGIQSIDLVTRKLGANGGASVWALLDELAATIKQVEASNDPAFGTTGTKLRDAHAALERASKWLLERLASAPNDALAGATPYLRLFGATLGGCMLAGAALAAKANGDAEPQRYVALARFFAENISVQAPSLEKTVTESAEGVTGADAVLAG, encoded by the coding sequence ATGACCTATCGCGCGCCGATCAACGACATCCTGTTGTCCCTCAATCATGGCGCGGGCCTCGCAGCCGCCGTCGCGGCCGGTCATTACGGCGATTTCGACGGCGACATCACCGCCGCGGTCTTGGAAGAAGCCGGCAAGTTCGCGTCCGACGTGCTGGCGCCGCTGAACAAAATCGGCGACGAGCACGGCATCAAGCTCGATGACGGCAAGGTGACGACGGCGCCCGGCTGGCCCGACGCCTATCAGCGTTGGACCGCCGCCGGATGGAACGCGGTGTCGGGACCGGAAGCGTTCGGCGGCCAGGGGCTGCCGCTGGCGATCAATGCCGCCTGCACCGAGATCTGGAGCGCCTCGAACGTCGCGTTCGGCCTCTGCCCGCTCCTGACACTGTCGGCGATCGAGGCGCTCGACGCCCATGGCAGTGCAGAGTTGAAGCAAATCTATCTGGAGAAGCTCGTCACCGGCGAATGGACCGGCACGATGCAACTCACCGAGCCCAATGCCGGCTCCGATGTCGGCGCGCTGCGCACCCGCGCGGAAAAGCAGGCCGACGGCACCTACCGCATCAAGGGCACCAAGATATTCATCACCTATGGCGAGCACGACATGACCGACAATATCGTGCATTTCGTGCTCGCACGATTGCCCGATGCGCCTGCCGGGACCAAGGGGATCTCGCTGTTTCTCGTTCCGAAATTCCTGGTCAATGCCGACGGCGCGCTTGGCGCGCGCAACGACATCCATGCCAGCGGCGTCGAGCACAAGCTCGGCATGCACGCTTCGCCGACCTGCACCATGACCATGGGCGATCAAGGCGGCGCGATCGGCTATCTGATCGGCGAAGAGAACCAGGGCATGCGCTGCATGTTCACGATGATGAACCAGGCCCGGCTCGGCGTCGGCCTCGAAGGCGTCGGCATTGCCGACCGCGCCTATCAGCAGGCGTTGGCCTATGCGCAGGAGCGCAAGCAGGGCAAGGCGATCGGCCGCAAGGCCGACGGCATGGATCCGATCATCGTGCATCCCGACGTCAAGCGCATGCTGATGCAGATGCGCAGCATGACGGCGGCGGCGCGCTCGATCTGCTACGCCACCGCGGTCGCACTCGACGTTTCCGTGCGCGCCAAGGATGCCAAGGTGCGCGCGGACGCCGCCGCACGCGGCGCGCTGCTGACGCCGATCGCAAAAGCGTTCTCCACCGACATCGGCAACGAGGTCGCCTATCTCGGCGTCCAGATCCATGGCGGCATGGGTTTTATCGAGGAGACCGGCGCGGCTCAGCACTATCGCGACGCCCGCATCACCTCGATCTATGAAGGCACCAACGGCATCCAGTCGATCGACCTCGTCACCCGCAAGCTCGGCGCCAATGGCGGCGCCTCGGTGTGGGCGCTGCTCGACGAGCTCGCCGCCACCATCAAGCAGGTCGAGGCCTCGAACGATCCGGCGTTCGGCACCACGGGGACCAAACTGCGCGACGCGCATGCCGCGCTGGAGCGCGCGAGCAAATGGCTGCTCGAGCGCCTCGCCTCCGCGCCGAACGATGCGCTCGCCGGCGCCACCCCGTATCTGCGCCTGTTCGGCGCCACGCTCGGCGGCTGCATGCTGGCTGGCGCGGCGCTCGCCGCCAAGGCCAATGGCGACGCCGAGCCGCAGCGCTACGTCGCGCTGGCGCGGTTCTTTGCCGAGAACATCTCCGTGCAGGCCCCATCGCTGGAGAAAACGGTGACGGAAAGCGCGGAGGGCGTCACCGGCGCGGATGCGGTGCTGGCGGGGTGA
- a CDS encoding O-antigen ligase family protein, whose product MTSDQLSLRSAALSLDHSEIAALPYAGGTNRNALLYLIVGALFIPYSTAFYLGTLKLTPIKFLIVCLIFPATAKLIGAASRGQRRLLLSDACVLGVFILMFAGPVAISGTRDFVSALSQAFEFFGMYVITRALVFDDGSLRSLAKGLQIMTIVVVALGLLDIVFQRYVAQEAVWSVFTTSGREFDTSDPQLHRIVMGFSSLRAVSTFDHPILFGTFCATVLPLHLYAPESRGRRVLLVLTCILGSLIALSSAPLLALTMATSLCAYDMLMRKYAWRWKFILSAMFACVAAFSLASDNPLGFLFRNLTLDPQTAYFRLLIWEAGLDVIGKNLLLGIGFNPSGSRILDFSTDSLWLAKSIIFGIPMTTLLYLSAIGAMTPIRHQAIIREGQPFLDRMCTSFSIILGAIMFISITVTFWNTVWLFFALCIGVRASLKERCLLGRRELYEIA is encoded by the coding sequence ATGACGTCAGATCAACTATCCTTGCGCAGCGCTGCTCTGTCGCTTGATCACTCGGAAATCGCCGCGCTCCCGTACGCCGGCGGAACCAACCGCAATGCGCTGCTCTATCTCATCGTGGGCGCGCTTTTTATTCCCTACTCAACGGCGTTCTACCTCGGAACTCTCAAGCTTACGCCCATAAAATTTCTGATTGTCTGCCTGATTTTCCCGGCAACCGCCAAGCTGATCGGTGCAGCAAGCAGAGGGCAACGCCGCCTGTTGCTCTCGGACGCCTGCGTATTGGGCGTCTTCATATTGATGTTCGCAGGACCGGTCGCGATATCGGGGACGCGAGACTTCGTGTCGGCCCTCTCTCAGGCGTTTGAGTTCTTCGGCATGTATGTCATCACCCGGGCACTTGTGTTCGACGACGGCTCGCTGCGAAGCTTGGCAAAGGGCCTGCAGATCATGACCATCGTGGTCGTGGCCCTGGGTCTTCTCGATATCGTCTTTCAGCGCTACGTCGCGCAGGAAGCCGTTTGGAGCGTCTTCACCACATCCGGGCGCGAGTTCGATACCAGCGATCCGCAGCTTCATCGAATCGTGATGGGATTCAGCAGCCTGAGAGCCGTGTCAACATTCGACCATCCCATCCTGTTCGGAACCTTTTGCGCGACGGTTCTTCCCTTGCATCTGTACGCGCCGGAAAGCCGGGGACGTCGCGTGTTGCTGGTCCTGACGTGCATCCTTGGCAGCCTGATAGCATTGTCGTCAGCACCTTTGCTCGCGCTAACCATGGCAACGTCGCTCTGCGCATACGATATGCTCATGCGGAAATATGCCTGGCGCTGGAAGTTTATCTTGTCGGCGATGTTCGCCTGCGTCGCGGCCTTTAGCCTCGCGTCCGACAATCCGCTCGGCTTTCTATTTCGCAATCTAACTCTCGATCCGCAAACCGCCTATTTCCGGCTTCTGATCTGGGAGGCGGGCCTCGACGTCATCGGGAAGAATCTGCTTCTCGGGATCGGATTCAATCCCAGCGGTAGCCGTATCCTCGATTTTTCGACAGACAGTCTCTGGCTCGCGAAGTCGATCATTTTCGGCATTCCGATGACGACTCTGCTCTACCTGTCGGCGATCGGTGCGATGACGCCGATCAGGCATCAGGCCATCATTCGTGAGGGGCAACCATTTCTCGATCGCATGTGCACATCATTTTCGATCATTCTTGGCGCGATCATGTTCATTTCGATCACGGTCACGTTCTGGAATACCGTATGGCTGTTCTTCGCCTTATGCATCGGCGTAAGGGCATCTCTCAAGGAGAGGTGCCTGTTAGGACGCCGTGAACTTTACGAGATTGCCTGA
- a CDS encoding acyltransferase: MAPMRDAETLEFDRSARWLGIIRHFLKILAKRKKQQFNRRVSLADLLTERSENAAECGFGEGTTMYDSVLVLGNVRVGRNTWIGPGCILDGSGQGLDIGDWCSISAGTQIYTHNTVRRSVSLGVEPIDYAPTKIGHGVYIGPNAIVQMGVTIGDGAIIGANSLVNRDIPARSKAYGSPARIQK; this comes from the coding sequence ATGGCACCAATGCGCGATGCCGAAACGCTCGAATTTGACCGATCGGCGCGCTGGTTGGGCATTATTCGCCATTTCCTAAAAATACTGGCAAAGCGAAAGAAGCAGCAATTTAACCGCAGAGTTTCCCTGGCCGACCTTCTTACGGAACGGTCCGAAAACGCAGCCGAATGCGGCTTCGGCGAGGGAACGACAATGTATGACAGCGTCCTCGTTTTGGGCAACGTCCGGGTGGGACGCAACACGTGGATTGGCCCCGGCTGCATCCTGGACGGCTCAGGACAAGGTCTCGATATCGGGGATTGGTGCTCGATCTCGGCCGGCACCCAGATCTACACGCACAACACTGTCAGGCGCTCGGTCTCGCTGGGCGTCGAGCCGATTGACTACGCGCCGACAAAGATCGGACACGGCGTATACATCGGACCGAACGCGATCGTGCAGATGGGGGTCACCATCGGTGACGGAGCCATTATTGGCGCAAACTCTCTGGTAAACCGGGATATCCCTGCGCGATCCAAAGCCTACGGATCGCCCGCCCGGATCCAAAAATGA
- a CDS encoding H-NS family nucleoid-associated regulatory protein, with amino-acid sequence MSLKKLDLESMAVDELWSLHEQVTRVLSARINAEKIELEKRLVILNRGRDAVEGGDDWQATSGSGKARRKYPRVLPKYRNPDVPSETWSGRGKLPRWLAAAMKSGHKIEEFRIGETGRAKGRR; translated from the coding sequence ATGTCTCTAAAGAAACTCGACCTGGAAAGCATGGCAGTAGATGAGCTGTGGTCTCTGCATGAGCAGGTCACGAGAGTCCTGTCGGCGAGGATCAACGCAGAGAAGATCGAACTCGAAAAGCGCCTTGTGATCCTCAATCGGGGCAGGGATGCCGTCGAGGGAGGCGATGACTGGCAGGCAACGAGCGGTAGCGGGAAGGCGAGGCGCAAATATCCGAGAGTGCTTCCGAAGTACCGCAATCCAGACGTGCCTTCGGAGACTTGGTCGGGGCGCGGGAAGTTGCCGCGCTGGCTGGCTGCTGCAATGAAGTCTGGGCATAAGATCGAAGAGTTTCGCATCGGCGAGACGGGCCGTGCGAAGGGCCGGCGCTAA
- a CDS encoding acyltransferase family protein, translating to MSYSHSAVHHNNFGILRLVLASLVIISHSFELIDGNRIREPLTRIFGTLSVAELAVAGFFIVSGYLVTQSYVGSRSNLSYISKRLLRIYPAFIAASLFCILLVGPLAGANLAGLSITDWVRILIRMVTLQIPKLSNIFEGQPYPSLNGSMWTIAYEFRCYLVVMLLGTIGLIRRITIPSLAMLSWIGSVLTTPDWPRPGFEAAFGNLHETLRLTVFFMTGASFFLYRDRIVYRADYAVFAAVALAFSLFTDLTAGAGVAIFGSYLIFWFAFLPSTPRLNAVNSTTDISYGVYLYAWPVQMLAIRYFPAITPPALIVVAAASACALAFLSWMFVEHPALSLKSGHVPSARRPALARRRTVNSGD from the coding sequence TTGTCCTATTCACATAGCGCGGTGCACCACAACAACTTCGGTATCCTGCGCCTGGTGCTTGCGTCGCTGGTTATCATCTCGCATTCGTTCGAGCTGATCGACGGAAATCGCATACGTGAGCCGTTGACCCGCATCTTCGGCACGCTCTCTGTGGCGGAGCTCGCGGTAGCCGGCTTCTTCATCGTGAGCGGCTACCTGGTAACCCAGAGCTACGTGGGATCCAGATCGAACCTTTCCTACATCTCGAAGCGGCTATTGCGGATCTATCCGGCGTTTATCGCAGCGTCCCTGTTTTGCATCTTGTTGGTGGGTCCGCTCGCGGGAGCAAATCTCGCCGGACTATCGATCACAGATTGGGTCCGCATCCTCATCCGGATGGTGACCCTTCAAATCCCCAAGCTTTCAAATATCTTCGAAGGGCAGCCCTATCCGTCGCTTAACGGATCGATGTGGACGATTGCCTACGAATTCCGTTGCTATCTCGTCGTGATGCTCCTCGGAACGATCGGGCTCATCCGCCGCATCACAATCCCTTCGCTCGCTATGCTGTCGTGGATCGGCTCCGTCCTCACAACGCCTGACTGGCCGAGGCCTGGATTCGAAGCCGCATTCGGCAACCTCCACGAGACGCTCAGGCTCACCGTCTTCTTCATGACGGGAGCCTCGTTCTTCCTGTACCGGGATCGCATCGTCTACCGGGCAGACTACGCGGTGTTCGCGGCCGTCGCCCTCGCCTTCAGCCTTTTCACCGATCTGACCGCCGGCGCGGGCGTGGCGATTTTTGGATCATATCTGATCTTCTGGTTTGCCTTCTTGCCGAGCACCCCACGACTGAACGCAGTGAACTCAACAACCGACATCTCGTATGGAGTGTATCTCTACGCGTGGCCCGTTCAGATGCTCGCGATCCGATATTTTCCGGCAATTACTCCCCCTGCGTTGATCGTCGTCGCCGCGGCAAGCGCGTGCGCTTTGGCCTTCCTTAGCTGGATGTTTGTGGAGCACCCAGCTCTGTCTCTGAAGAGCGGCCACGTGCCGAGCGCCCGACGGCCTGCCCTCGCGCGCCGGCGTACAGTTAATTCCGGCGATTAG
- a CDS encoding ATP-binding protein: MSWFARLAQLFSFRRISGQIAALILVSLVLMHVLMAGYFLLRHREPRLLADEPVQQFVMIARIVARTPVADRAALVRDIAHALPHLQLRLTEAAAVIPAVQAGPTRVIVRSLVEGPLELVERPPPEKTGVQFHLADGSLLEAVAGTLHLPPFITGFWASTLLFLFMSVTLLGLWAGRALSRPLSAFARAAENFDVDRISPPFPESGPEEVRSAARALNAMRERIAALMKDRMRMLAAISHDLRTPITRLRLRSEFIAEEAQRTQTLRDLDQMQSMLESVLTLLRSGNVVEPTLVDVAALVQLVCEQFSDCGHAVAYLGPKRLKLTVRSDEIRRAVTNLVENAARFGNQVQVSLIVSDATATIEVADNGPGIPEHKKSVMLEPFVRGDEARTMDESSGFGLGLSITQTIAQTHGGSLSLLDNVPHGLRAVMRLPCVAG, encoded by the coding sequence GTGAGCTGGTTCGCCAGGCTCGCGCAGCTGTTCAGCTTCAGGCGCATCAGCGGCCAGATCGCGGCGCTGATCCTGGTTTCGCTGGTGCTGATGCATGTGCTGATGGCGGGCTACTTCCTGCTCCGGCACCGCGAGCCGCGGCTGTTGGCGGACGAACCGGTGCAGCAGTTCGTCATGATCGCCCGGATTGTCGCGCGGACGCCCGTCGCCGATCGCGCCGCACTGGTGCGCGATATCGCGCACGCACTCCCGCATCTGCAACTGCGCCTGACGGAGGCCGCCGCGGTCATCCCGGCGGTCCAGGCCGGGCCAACCCGCGTCATCGTTCGGTCGCTGGTCGAGGGCCCGCTCGAACTGGTCGAGCGGCCGCCGCCCGAGAAGACCGGCGTGCAGTTTCATCTTGCCGACGGCAGCCTGCTCGAGGCTGTCGCCGGGACGCTGCATTTGCCGCCGTTCATCACCGGCTTCTGGGCGAGCACGCTGCTGTTCCTGTTCATGAGCGTGACGCTGCTCGGGCTCTGGGCCGGCCGCGCACTGAGCCGGCCGCTCTCCGCATTCGCCCGTGCCGCGGAGAACTTCGACGTCGACCGCATTTCACCGCCGTTTCCGGAAAGCGGCCCCGAGGAGGTCAGGTCTGCCGCGCGGGCGCTGAACGCGATGCGCGAGCGGATCGCCGCGCTGATGAAGGACCGGATGCGGATGCTGGCCGCGATCAGCCACGATCTGCGCACGCCGATCACCCGGCTTCGGCTGCGCTCCGAATTCATCGCGGAGGAGGCGCAGCGAACGCAGACCCTGCGCGACCTCGACCAGATGCAATCGATGCTGGAATCGGTGCTGACGCTGCTGCGCAGCGGCAATGTCGTGGAGCCGACGCTGGTCGACGTCGCAGCCCTGGTCCAATTGGTGTGCGAGCAGTTCTCGGACTGCGGTCATGCGGTGGCCTATCTCGGCCCGAAGCGGCTCAAGCTCACCGTCAGGTCCGACGAGATCAGGCGCGCCGTCACCAATCTGGTCGAGAACGCGGCGCGCTTCGGCAACCAGGTACAGGTGTCGCTGATCGTAAGCGACGCCACCGCGACCATCGAGGTCGCGGACAATGGGCCGGGAATTCCCGAGCACAAGAAGTCCGTCATGCTCGAACCCTTTGTGCGCGGCGACGAAGCCCGCACCATGGACGAAAGCAGCGGCTTCGGCCTCGGCCTGTCGATCACGCAGACCATCGCGCAGACCCATGGCGGCTCGCTGTCGCTGCTCGACAACGTCCCGCACGGCCTGCGCGCCGTCATGCGGCTTCCGTGCGTGGCGGGGTGA